A DNA window from Xanthomonas campestris pv. campestris str. ATCC 33913 contains the following coding sequences:
- a CDS encoding DUF1190 domain-containing protein — translation MKRSRNLKLTLMAALPAAFVTGCGSEPETGVVLQSASDCYQIKQEQGDIQQCLKAYDEAVAKHQQAAPRFTSRYECDAQFGSCTEVPGQTQGQQSWIPPMGGFLLGYALGNMSGGGYRYGGAMPLYRDYRSGGYYKPNGDVASNRIGTVRGRAGSVDMPTRAITVSRSGFGSSAAARSSFGSGGRSSGFGG, via the coding sequence ATGAAGCGATCACGCAATCTCAAGCTCACCCTGATGGCCGCGCTGCCGGCCGCCTTCGTCACCGGTTGCGGCTCGGAGCCGGAAACCGGCGTGGTGTTGCAGTCGGCCTCGGACTGCTACCAGATCAAGCAGGAACAGGGCGACATCCAGCAGTGTCTGAAGGCGTATGACGAGGCCGTGGCCAAGCACCAGCAGGCCGCGCCGCGCTTCACTTCGCGCTACGAGTGCGATGCGCAATTTGGCAGCTGCACCGAAGTGCCTGGCCAGACCCAGGGGCAGCAGAGCTGGATCCCGCCGATGGGCGGCTTTCTGCTCGGCTACGCGCTGGGCAACATGAGCGGCGGCGGGTATCGCTATGGCGGCGCGATGCCGCTATACCGCGATTACCGCAGCGGCGGCTACTACAAGCCCAACGGCGATGTGGCCAGCAACCGCATCGGCACCGTGCGCGGCCGCGCCGGCAGCGTGGACATGCCAACCCGCGCCATCACCGTGTCGCGCTCGGGTTTTGGCTCCAGCGCCGCGGCGCGCAGCTCGTTCGGCAGTGGCGGGCGCAGCTCCGGGTTTGGCGGCTGA
- a CDS encoding DUF350 domain-containing protein, giving the protein MNPINLQSFLAFLSYFGTGLGVLIVAVVLVTLVTPHKDFTLLRQGNVAAATALAGNLIGVALPLHSAITHSVSLVDALIWGVVACGIQVVAYLLANLVAGRISRQITDNVAAAGIFSAGVSIAVGLINAAAITP; this is encoded by the coding sequence ATGAACCCGATCAATCTGCAGAGTTTCCTCGCGTTTCTTTCCTACTTCGGCACCGGCCTGGGCGTGTTGATCGTCGCGGTGGTGCTGGTGACCCTGGTCACCCCGCACAAGGATTTCACCCTGCTGCGCCAGGGCAACGTGGCGGCCGCCACCGCGCTGGCCGGCAACCTGATCGGCGTGGCGCTGCCGCTGCATTCGGCCATCACCCATTCGGTGAGCCTGGTGGATGCCTTGATCTGGGGCGTGGTGGCCTGCGGTATCCAGGTGGTGGCGTATCTGCTGGCCAACCTGGTGGCCGGGCGCATCTCGCGGCAAATCACCGACAACGTCGCCGCCGCCGGTATTTTTTCGGCCGGCGTGTCGATCGCGGTTGGCCTGATCAACGCCGCGGCGATCACGCCGTAA
- a CDS encoding YjfK family protein, with product MTMSFFSKLFGQSQPPPLPTTGTGAIGHALPLGLRVGGQLEIDTTLYRMAPEAMTAELPGGHQGIPCYGHVNLGDGYALHRFYLDDDAFLQVTTVGGDLEAMKAFVYCETVNPPSKQAFQEFVMQHPHLGAAQIEYAGKRWDRATQSTDDAARIPPIAYDEVLYRYQPPRRDGDLTHYAMLYSRPVPELQREEFLLVTGEDSGPNEFCVTYAVGIDVTVADLDIT from the coding sequence ATGACGATGAGTTTTTTCAGCAAGTTGTTCGGCCAATCCCAGCCGCCACCGCTGCCGACCACCGGCACTGGCGCGATCGGCCATGCGCTGCCGTTGGGGCTGCGCGTGGGTGGCCAGCTCGAGATCGACACCACGCTGTACCGCATGGCGCCCGAGGCGATGACCGCCGAATTGCCGGGCGGGCATCAGGGCATCCCGTGCTATGGCCACGTCAATCTGGGCGATGGCTATGCGCTGCACCGGTTCTATCTGGACGATGACGCGTTTCTGCAGGTCACCACCGTGGGTGGCGATCTGGAGGCGATGAAGGCCTTCGTGTATTGCGAGACGGTGAATCCGCCGAGCAAGCAGGCCTTCCAGGAATTCGTGATGCAGCATCCGCACCTGGGTGCGGCGCAGATCGAGTACGCCGGCAAGCGCTGGGACCGTGCCACCCAATCCACCGACGATGCCGCGCGCATTCCGCCGATTGCCTACGACGAGGTGCTGTACCGCTATCAGCCGCCGCGCCGCGATGGCGATCTGACCCACTACGCGATGCTCTACAGCCGGCCGGTGCCGGAGTTGCAGCGCGAAGAATTCCTGCTGGTCACCGGCGAGGATTCCGGCCCCAACGAATTCTGCGTCACCTACGCGGTCGGCATCGACGTCACCGTCGCCGATCTGGACATCACCTGA
- a CDS encoding potassium channel protein produces the protein MIIVGRLYRVLRRHVRRVSWGMVALALLAHMGLSWVLFVLAGEHKLVGLDAFPYYYMTTATTIGYGDLSPGSVAGRYIAAFVLMPGAVALFATVLAKTSAVLITFWRRHHMGKMAYAQLSGHTILIGWQGAASARLLELLLSDTATDDEGVVLVAEGVAENPMPDHMRFVAAESYTHTDVYLRAGIAGAARVIVNPPSDDQTLAAVFALMAHAPRAHIVAHFDSASAARLVACHYPAIECTRPMTAEILARAAQDPGSAAITAELLSVDDGPTQFSLAVPAQLEALDYSLLAADFSQRGALLLGLRAPDGALRLNPPAQTAVPAGAMLYYLAEQRVPAQSIAWQALRAAAVSASPSPRGA, from the coding sequence ATGATCATCGTCGGACGGCTGTACCGGGTCTTGCGGCGCCACGTGCGCCGCGTGAGCTGGGGCATGGTGGCGCTGGCCCTGCTGGCGCACATGGGGTTGAGCTGGGTGCTGTTCGTCCTGGCCGGTGAGCACAAGCTCGTCGGCCTGGACGCGTTTCCGTATTACTACATGACCACTGCCACCACCATCGGCTACGGCGATCTGTCGCCGGGCTCGGTGGCCGGGCGCTATATCGCCGCGTTCGTGCTGATGCCGGGCGCGGTGGCGCTGTTCGCCACGGTGCTGGCCAAGACCAGCGCGGTGCTCATCACCTTCTGGAGGCGCCACCACATGGGCAAGATGGCCTACGCGCAGTTGAGCGGGCACACCATCCTGATCGGCTGGCAAGGCGCGGCCTCGGCACGCTTGCTGGAGTTGTTGTTGTCCGACACCGCCACCGACGACGAAGGCGTGGTGCTGGTGGCCGAGGGCGTGGCCGAAAACCCGATGCCCGACCACATGCGTTTCGTGGCTGCCGAGTCGTACACCCACACCGATGTCTACCTGCGTGCGGGCATCGCCGGTGCGGCGCGGGTGATCGTCAATCCGCCGTCCGACGACCAGACCCTGGCTGCGGTCTTCGCACTGATGGCGCATGCGCCGCGCGCGCACATCGTGGCGCATTTCGATTCGGCCAGCGCCGCGCGGCTGGTGGCCTGCCATTACCCGGCGATCGAATGCACGCGCCCGATGACTGCCGAGATCCTGGCCCGCGCCGCGCAGGACCCGGGCAGTGCCGCGATCACCGCCGAGCTGTTGTCGGTGGACGACGGCCCCACGCAGTTCAGCCTGGCCGTGCCGGCACAGCTGGAGGCGCTGGATTACAGCCTGCTGGCGGCTGATTTCAGCCAGCGCGGTGCCTTGTTGCTGGGCCTGCGCGCGCCCGATGGCGCGTTGCGGTTGAACCCGCCCGCACAGACCGCTGTACCGGCCGGTGCCATGCTGTATTACCTGGCCGAGCAGCGCGTGCCTGCGCAATCCATCGCGTGGCAGGCCCTGCGCGCTGCGGCCGTTTCCGCTTCCCCATCGCCACGAGGTGCATGA
- a CDS encoding PspA/IM30 family protein, which translates to MSIFSKLITLLRGTAHETGQKAVDANALRILDQEMRDAGAQLTRSREELTKLMAQSKLAQQKIDARAGKMAEYTRYIEGALAKNDEALAHDVAVKLAALESEDAGDKASKTALDQSVVTLKATIQKTENQLRGMRQQIDTVKATDAVQKAQAAIAARHSGASSKMGSALESLERIKARQAETSARIESAEELESSTGDGDLNRRLAAAGLMEGESNAAAVLARFKKPAAQLGHDTASGTAPLIGQVRDVQQVPRSDS; encoded by the coding sequence ATGAGTATCTTTTCCAAGCTGATCACGCTGCTGCGTGGCACCGCACACGAAACCGGCCAGAAGGCCGTGGACGCCAACGCCCTGCGCATCCTGGACCAGGAAATGCGCGATGCCGGCGCCCAGCTCACGCGTTCGCGCGAAGAGCTCACCAAGCTGATGGCGCAGAGCAAGCTGGCGCAGCAGAAGATCGACGCGCGCGCCGGCAAGATGGCCGAGTACACGCGCTATATCGAAGGCGCGCTGGCCAAGAACGATGAAGCGCTGGCGCACGATGTGGCGGTCAAGCTGGCGGCGCTGGAAAGCGAGGACGCCGGCGACAAGGCCTCCAAGACCGCGCTGGATCAGTCGGTGGTGACGCTCAAGGCCACCATCCAGAAAACCGAAAACCAGCTGCGCGGCATGCGCCAGCAGATCGACACCGTCAAGGCCACCGATGCGGTGCAGAAAGCGCAGGCCGCGATTGCCGCGCGGCATTCCGGTGCGAGCAGCAAGATGGGGTCGGCACTGGAATCGCTGGAGCGCATCAAGGCGCGCCAGGCCGAAACCTCCGCACGCATCGAATCGGCTGAGGAGCTCGAATCGTCCACCGGCGATGGCGATCTGAATCGGCGTCTGGCCGCGGCCGGCCTGATGGAAGGCGAGTCCAACGCCGCTGCGGTGCTGGCGCGCTTCAAGAAGCCGGCCGCTCAGCTCGGGCACGACACCGCCAGCGGCACCGCGCCGTTGATCGGCCAGGTCCGCGACGTGCAGCAGGTTCCGCGCAGCGACAGCTGA
- a CDS encoding YjfI family protein, whose amino-acid sequence MTQYTTVELHGLLAERYRDQPIEVELIDGLEPAINLTLADHGDMQIQVAASGSQVFVSTLLANADQVSDRAAFNDACLRLNPLNPLSNLGLVQVDGKDAYVVFGELSASSTLDQIDEEIQTLAANTLDAAESLKPFFS is encoded by the coding sequence ATGACGCAGTACACCACTGTTGAACTGCACGGCCTGCTGGCCGAGCGCTACCGCGACCAGCCGATCGAGGTCGAACTGATCGACGGGCTGGAGCCGGCCATCAACCTCACCCTGGCCGATCACGGCGACATGCAGATCCAGGTGGCCGCGTCCGGTTCGCAGGTGTTCGTGTCCACGCTGCTGGCCAACGCCGACCAGGTCAGCGACCGCGCCGCGTTCAACGACGCGTGCCTGCGGCTTAACCCGCTCAATCCGCTCTCCAATCTCGGTCTGGTGCAGGTCGACGGCAAGGACGCCTACGTGGTGTTCGGCGAATTGTCGGCCTCCTCGACGCTCGACCAGATCGACGAGGAAATCCAGACCCTGGCGGCCAATACGCTGGATGCCGCCGAATCCCTCAAGCCGTTCTTTTCCTAA
- the pdxH gene encoding pyridoxamine 5'-phosphate oxidase — MTDLYAEALATFATLYAEAQNSAEIEASAMTVATANLDGRPSARTVLLKAFDARGFVFYTHLDSAKGRDLQTHPQAALLFLWRSLREAGIQVRIEGGVQLVSADESDAYFASRPRMSQIGAWASLQSQTLGSREEFEAAIAKVEATFDGRDVPRPDGWGGFRVVPQAFEFWYGAKFRLHERWRYEADAASHWSKRMLYP, encoded by the coding sequence ATGACCGATCTGTACGCAGAAGCCCTCGCCACCTTCGCCACGCTGTATGCCGAGGCGCAGAACAGTGCCGAAATCGAGGCCAGCGCCATGACCGTGGCCACCGCCAACCTGGACGGCCGGCCAAGCGCGCGCACGGTGTTGCTGAAGGCGTTCGATGCACGCGGGTTCGTCTTCTACACGCATCTGGACAGCGCCAAGGGCCGCGACCTGCAGACCCACCCGCAGGCGGCGCTGCTGTTCCTGTGGCGCAGCCTGCGCGAGGCCGGCATCCAGGTGCGGATCGAAGGCGGCGTGCAACTGGTGAGCGCCGACGAATCGGACGCCTATTTTGCCTCGCGGCCGCGCATGAGCCAGATCGGTGCCTGGGCGTCGCTGCAATCGCAGACGCTGGGCTCGCGCGAGGAGTTCGAGGCGGCCATTGCCAAGGTCGAAGCCACCTTCGACGGCCGCGACGTGCCGCGCCCGGATGGCTGGGGCGGATTCCGCGTGGTGCCGCAGGCATTCGAGTTCTGGTACGGCGCCAAATTCCGCCTGCACGAGCGCTGGCGCTACGAGGCGGACGCGGCCAGCCACTGGAGCAAGCGGATGCTGTATCCGTAA